The stretch of DNA tgtgtctccctctgagtttctccgcttctgtctttctatgtctgtctctgtctatgtgtgtgtgtgtctctctctctctctctctctctctctcttctctctctcgctctcgctttctctctctctctcatctgactcttggcacacaggtcaaagcagaggttaacttgagtgcacgtgtacctagcaggaggggggtgatttcttgaattagctgagggcggtaaacatgtgtctcaaagcagaggttgggctatttttagactgtCAGAACTGACAGTACAgcgtcgtcaatccccgcgtgaaggaaatagctcaccttccacgtccaaaacgtagtgatattgacacgccagattagcgcggtagcgtactgtgctaagcaggaaagcgagcttttctgtattcttgttaacttcgcaatttccggaaaacatccactttcactttgagactgttcaatttacattcgacactatcaaaaccactttgcaatactgaaataatttttttttgtgttcgaaagctacagccaatcgttattatatccccttaggtacagttttataacattattggcacatgtaaacaatcggaattaattaatgaacgctacgaaaagggcagcctttaacctccctgttgtcactcagcatttttttaattctcatccacactttcagcacttcccccacccgcccactctatctcagatgtaatttgtaaatgacgttttcagccttcaatccatTACTTAACAcagtaagtcaagcttttcaaaccttattaataattgctttgattttttgctgatgttcagtttattatttaataaagatctcatggttcaaaatttcatattgttttttcaaaaacgtgcgtgtgttccatttcaaactaacctcactgatgtgaaggcaggtttcacggtaatcagactctttgatgtgtgtaaactttgccttcaaattacttgcttactgtgttgattttcatcattttttctgcttggcatgagtaagtatggtatttgcaatacaaaaaaaataaataaaagctaaagtgtttgtgtttgagcaattatttgagcgagtttttcgaagcgaacgtaTGAATCCTGACtgacaccatttccttctgtcacatgaccccatctcaaagtgtgattcaagcaGAGACGAAAATAACgcacaaaacttatgataatggggttattaattcaattaatacacaaggttagtctctgactagataaaatagggaaaacatatcaaatgggagcataaaaccgtttctggaaaaattttcaatcgccaccgaaagtctctgtcaggaaaaaaaccacgtgctttgtttgaaaagcaaagcctaattttacacatcgcgtgcttttgtctgttattcttgcttgtgaacatcatttatagcaggtgtatcatcaactgtatcacaaaatcgcaaagaatgaacatttttattgtgatccgaccggtgtctgtagactgaatcacacgttcggcaaacttcgtttttaacggaaataaccgagcctttcatcggaaacgacgtttcaaccgcttcatatcgtctgcaggaagaaaaagaggaatgcgatacccagtgagtaaaacatttaatcgtttttagtgccttttgatcaagttttgttgcgtctgtcagcaacgttcgtcaacccaacgttcgacACAGCGACGCACACATACGGATTTGAagcgtttgcattcggaaagtgagtgatttgtgagttcgtttgcataatttcaatcgctagtaggtttttccttcgtctcccattgttgtgtttgcatgttattggcatttcattgtgtaaattgaaagtttgtgagtaacagtagtacaatctgtcgaacgttggcgacgctgacagacggaaatatcgaacgttgccttctatgacagaagggcttggcgatcgtacttttgacaatatggagacagcaatgtgcgctcgttaccacaacggtcatgaagAAAATTCCGGTCGGAATCCCGGGCAGAGTGACGCCAGAGATAAGCGTGTGACCCGCTCAgccaatatattttttttttccgataaatacctttgatgacgtcatatccggctttttgtcaaagttgaggcggcactgtcacaccctcatttttcaatcaaattgattgacattttggccaagcaatctctgacgaaggccggacttcggtattgcatttcaatttggtggcttaaaaattaattaaagactaaataatttgtttttaaaacgatacaaatttacgttcatcttatttttcatcattttctgattccaaaaacatataaatatgttatatttggattaaaaacaagctctgaaaattaaaaatataaaaattattattaaaataagatttccgaaatcgatttaaaaacaatttcatcttattccttgtgggttcctgattccaaaaacatatagatgtgatatgtttggattaaaaacatgctcagaaagttaaaaagaatagagataaagaaaagcgtgctatccttctcagcgcaactactaccccgctcttcttgtcaatttcactgcctttgcatcgagcggtgaactgacgatgctacgagtatacgctcttgctgtaaaaatgcagtgagttcagtttcattctgttagttcgacagcttgactaaatgttgtacatgaacaaagtatgcaaaccagatgatccagcgacgtccttcccaatttatgtccaatatggacgtctacccacaacacgccactggatgccgcgtggtcagccaaccatgtggtgcaagtcgtgaaaaccaggttctttgtcccacagtgagacattcaagttgggcactttgtgaccgctgactttgtcagcatggatggaaaggttgagagatacagggcggtgatcatccccaagtcaacccatttccccgagaggagatctgtgtaaagtgtttgcgcgcaaaagacaatgggagatactatgtctttcctaatgttgatgacatttcatgcttgccaatggctcagataaaaaaaaatcccaccaaccaaccatgaacaacagggggtATTACttttttgacatgtgaccaagtctcatttgagcgttcacagtgttacctgagaatagcacacccccttgaaatgggaccaaagaaaaagcgttgtttttttgcatttttgaatgcttttctaaagtcataagttcatttgtgaaaaaaaaattgtttaggGATTCttttgctgaatgcatgcagttaagaaattgaccccgttttcaaatttagggggtagggttgccccatagcccacgtatgtctgtgtgactgtgtcaaatattaatctactttgcgtacaaaatgtatagatgtttgtttttcgattttagaatgatttcttaagctggctagaacttctgaggtctacaggaaacgataaagataaaaaatatacaaaatataagtagcgtcctttatcttaccattgttctgatcaatgctgtccctttatttgcaagttaaccatttttcttaatgtgttcaaggagtatgttaaaaattattatcaatggttgctttaaacagcacctttgggcagttattatgcactgaagttgtaaaagcatgttttgggttttttaggatatagcgtcttggaacgccaatcatcttggaaatacgaatgttcatataatttgttttactgttttggatagataaaaagttgaactcttggtgcaaacgtttttttggcccctgtttgactatttattattttggaatattgtgtgtgaggggggaactgcaatcctcaatatcatgaaacgtgcctgaactccattattactgtcacatctgttttacaaattacacccataatccaaaccaacgcgcaaacacacacacacacaccacaactacacacatatgtaatcgttaccattagccaacgctcatcacaacactgtcagtctcaagtctgaagaataatagtataaatcataactaattttcttcacaccatcatagacataatgttgcttcacatgttctttgtacaatcgtcggttttcacaataaatattgcattactgtaattgtcttctttttctttaacaaaatatttccaaaaacaaaactcaaagaccacacaagctattgcaacctactcctatccctggtctctcttcctgggttcaatggtacctaagacttacattcaaatgcttacattttcatgctacccacattgtcaaaataccaataattagtcaaaacaaatgttaactactacctaacttcctttcagacccacacccattattatacacacatttcacatttaaaccattagtcggctccctgtcgatatttatcgactaagttccttgtttggtaatgtggatgataagctacatgccactaacacggcatatgagaagaatctatgcaagtcggcgaaaatgagatgaaacacagcggcttctatttttagatcagtggcactgtggcacaggcacatgcaatctgtcggAAAataacccacttctgctttaattgagaagcagggaacttatggtcatttggtattgtggagaatataagctacatgtcattaattaattttgaggatcagagcacagtctcgcttaggcaaagggcggaagaatacgctctgtggaaaagttagcgcactccaagagtgcgctaacagttttagcgcatcgccattagccaatcaactagttcacatcagtcatgtgacaccggTACTTActgaaaattattattattactatatTAACAAAgcttataaaaacatttagtcaacctgtcggcatcaaactaaaagatcaacaccaaaaaacagtcatcgcccaGACTATATTCatatagtctcgactaaccattAGCGAAGACTGAGATTGGTCACGTTCGTCTCCGCGAAGCGTTCAAACGTAGTACTTAATTAACTTAATTTCTtcattttagagtaaacataacatatctatatatttttgaattcagcagaaaatgaggaatacaatgcaatcactTTTAAACCAGTTAGTGAAAatagattttaatgacaactttaatgagcaaaccaATTAACTTGATGCCGAGCTAAAATTCAATCACATAGTCCGGGATGTTTAAAGATGACTTGACAAAATGGTCAGTCAATTTGATTAGAAAATGAGGGCATGACAGTGCGTCCTCAACTTTcgctaaaagccggatatgacgtcatcaaagatatttatcgaaacaatTCTGGgggtatcatacccaggaactctcatgttaagtttcatgaagatcggtccagtagttttctcggaatcgctctacacacacatacatatatatactaaaagcactatgcgctttacaatatcactaggtataagcacacgcaaacatactctgattaaatagaacttagcctaggaagacatactaagaacactaaacatttgagttcatacaaaaatagagaattaaattaaatactggacaaattaaagcctacaccaactgcaatgggctattTCAAAAGTTTAATTAACTATACAACAActaggcagtgcataaaactccataatcctaagaaacataagactattTTACTGTAACTACTTCATAAAAAAATGATTCCCTGTCTATGTTAtaccatttagtcaaaactttaaaCATCGTATTGTTAAAAATCACAGTACAAAAAAGCAACTTCAGCATAATGAGAAATACAGTCGAAATTAAAGTCTGTGAATTCTTCTGTTGTTGTAGCTTGTTCTGTGGTTGAAGGTCGTTCTGTGGTTGTgggttgttctgttgttgtgggTTGTTCAGTGGTTGTagtttgttctgttgttgttgtttgttctgtGGTTGTGGATTGTTCTGTGGTTGTAGATTGTTCTGTGGTTGTagattgttctgttgttgtagattgttctgttgttgttggttgttctgttgttgttggttggttggtggttgtgggttgttctgttgttgtagATTGTTCTGTGGTTGTGGGTTGTTCTGTGGTTGTGGGTTGTTCTGTGGTTGTGGGTTGTTCTGTGGTTGTGGGGTgttctgtggttgttgtttgttctgttgttgtaagttgttctgttgttgtgggTTGTTCTGTGGTTGTGGGATGTTCTGTTGAGGGTTGCTCTGTTGTTGTGGATTGTTCTGTGGTTGTAGGCTGTTCTGTGGTTGTGGGTTTGTCTGTTGTTGTGGGTTGGTCTGTTGTTGTGGGTTGTTCTGTGGTTGTGGGTTGTTCTGTGGTTGTGGGCTGTTCTGTGGTTGTGGGTTTGTCTGTTGTTGTGGGTTGGTCTGTTGTTGTGGGTTCGTCTGTTGTTGTGGGTTGGTCTGTTGTTGTgggttgttctgttgttgtaagttgttctgttgttgtgggTTGTTCTGTGGTTGTGGGCTGTTCTGTGGTTGTGGGTTTGTCTGTTGTTGTGGGTTGGTCTGTTGTTGTGGGTTCGTCTGTTGTTGTGGGTTGGTCTGTTGTTGTgggttgttctgttgttgtgggttgttctgttgttgtgggttgttctgttgttgtgggttgttctgttgttgtgcGTTGTTCTATTGTTGTGGGTTGTTCTGTGGTTGTGGGCTGTTCTGTGGTTGTGGGTTTGTCTGTTGTTGTGGGTTGGTCTGTTGTTGTGGGTTCGTCTGTTGTTGTGGGTTGGTCTGTTGTTGTgggttgttctgttgttgtgggTTGTTCTGTGGTTGTAGGTTGTTCTGTTGTTTTGGGTTGTTCTGTGGTTGTGGGGTACTCTGTTGTTGTGGGTTGGTCTGTTGTTGTGGGTTCGTCTGTTGTTGTGGGTTGGTCTGTTGTTGTgggttgttctgttgttgtgggttgttctgttgttgtgggttgttctgttgttgtgggttgttctgttgttgtgggttgttctgttgttgtgggttgttctgttgttgtcgGTTGTTTTGTGGTTGTAGGTTGTTctgattttgtgagttgttctgttgttgtgagttgttctgttgttgtgggTTGTTCTGCTGTTGTgagttgttctgttgttgtgggttgttctgttgttgtgagttgttctgttgttgtggggtgttctgttgttgttgtttgttctgttgttgtaagttgttctgttgttgtgggTTGTTCTGTGGTTGTGGGTTGTTCTGTGGTTGTGGGTTGTTCTGTTGAGGGTTGCTCTGTTGTTGTgggttgttctgttgttgtgggttgttctgttgttgtgggttgttctgttgttgtgcGTTGTTCTATTGTTGTgggttgttctgttgttgtgggTTGTTCTGTGGTTGAAGGTCGTTCTGTGGTTGTGGGTTGGTCTGTTGTTGTgggttgttctgttgttgtcgGTTGTTTTGTGGTTGTGGGTTGTTCTGTGGTTGTGGGTTGTTCTGTTGAGGGTTGCTCTGTTGTTGTGGGTTGTTCTGTGGTTGTGGGTTGGTCTGTTGAGGGTTGCTCTGTTGTTGTGGGTTGTTCTGTGGTTGTGGGTTGTTCTGTTGAGGGTTGCTCTGTTGTTGTGGGCTGTTCTGTGGTTGTGGGTTGGTCTGTTGTTGTGGGTTGTTCTGTTGAGGGTTGCTCTGTTGTTGTGGGTTGTTCTGTGGTTGTAGGTTGTTCTGTTGAGGGTTGCTCTGTTGTTGTGGGCTGTTCTGTGGTTGTGGGTTGTTCTGTTGAGGGTTGCTCTGTTGTTGTGGGTTGTTCTGTTGAGGGTTGCTCTGTTGTTGTGGGTTGTTCTGTTGAGGGTTGCTCTGTTGTTGTGGGTTGTTCTGTGGTTGTAGGTTGTTCTGTTGAGGGTTGCTCTGTTGTTGTGGGCTGTTCTGTGGTTGTGGGTTGGTCTGTTGTTGTaagttgttctgttgttgtgagTTGTTCTGTGGTTGTGGGTTGTTCTGTGGTTGTGGGTTGTTCTGTTGAGGGTTGGTCTGTTGTTGTGGGCTGTTCTGTGGTTGTGGGCTGTTCTGTGGTTGTgggttgttctgttgttgttgttggttgttctgttgttgtgggttgttttgtggttgtaggttgttctgtttttgtgagttgttctgttgttgtgggTTGTTCTGCTGTTGTGAGTTGTTCTATTGTTGTGGGTTGTTCTGCTGTTGTgagttgttctgttgttgtgggttgttctgttgttgtgagttgttctgttgttgtgagttgttctgttgttgtgggTTGTTCTGTAATTGTGGGTGTTTCTGTTGTTGTAGATTGTTTTGTGGTTGTGGGTTGTTCTGTGGTTGTGGGTTGTTctgtggttgttggttgttttgtGGTTGAGGGTTGCTCTGTTGTTGTGGGTTGTTCTGTTGAGGGTTGCTCTGTTGTTGTGGGTTGTTCTGTGGTTGTAGGTTGTTCTGTCGTTGTGGGTTGGTCTGTTGTTGTAGGTTGTTTTGTGGTTGTGGATTGCTCTGTTGTTGTgggttgttctgttgttgtgggTTGTTCTGTGGTTGTAGGTTGTTCTGTGGTTGTGGATTGGTCTGTTGTGGGTTGTTCTGTTGATGTAGGTTGGTCTGTTGTTTTGGGTTGTTCTGTGGTTGTGGGGTACTCTGTTGTTGTgggttgttctgttgttgtagATTGTTCTGTGGTTGAAGGTCGTTCAGTGGTTGTgggttgttctgttgttgtgggTTGTTCAGTGGTTGTagtttgttctgttgttgttggtttttctgTGGTTGTGGGTTGTTCTGTGGTTGTAGATTGTTCTGTGGTTGTagattgttctgttgttgtagattgttctgttgttgttggttgttctgttgttgttggttggttggtggttgtgggttgttctgttgttgtagATTGTTCTGTGGTTGTGGGTTGTTCTGTGGTTGTGGGTTGTTCTGTGGTTGTGGGGTGTTCTGTGGTTGttctttgttctgttgttgtaagttgttctgttgttgtgggTTGTTCTGTGGTTGTGGGTTGTTCTGTTGAGGGTTGCTCTGTTGTTGTGGGTTGTTCTGTGGTTGTAGGTTGTTCTGTGGTTGTGGGTTGGTCTGTTGTTGTAGGTTGTTCTGTTGTTATGGGTTGCTCTGTTGTTGTAGGTTGTTCTGTGGTTGTGGGTTGCTCTGTTGTTGTGGGTTGTTTCTTGGTTGTGGGTTGTTCTATGGTTGTGGGTTGGTCTGTTGTTGTAGGTTGTTCTGTTGTTATGGGTTGCTCTGTTGTTGTAGGTTGTTCTGTGGTTGTAGGTTGTTCTGTGGTTGTGGGTTGCTCTGTTGTTGTgggttgttctgttgttgtgggTTGTTCTGTGGTTGTGGGTTGGTCTGTTGTTGTaggttgttctgttgttgtgggTTGTTCTGTGGTTGTGGGTTGGTCTGTTGTTGTGGGTTGTTCTGTGGTTGTGGGTTGTTCTGTGGTTGTGGGTTGGTCTGTTGTTGTGGGTTGTTTTGTGGTTGTAGGTTGTTCTGCTTTTGTgagttgttctgttgttgtgagTTCTTCTGTTGTGTTGGgtggttctgttgttgttgtgggttgttctgttgttgttgtgggttgttctgttgttgttgtgggttgttctgttgttgttgtgtgttgttctgttgttgttgtgggttgttctgttgttgttgtgggttgtTCTGTGGTTGTGGGTTGGTCTGTTGTTGTAGGTTGTTCTGTGGTGTTAGGTTGCTCTGTTGTTTTGGGCTGTTCTGTGGTTGTGGGTTGTTCTGCTTTTGTgagttgttctg from Littorina saxatilis isolate snail1 linkage group LG13, US_GU_Lsax_2.0, whole genome shotgun sequence encodes:
- the LOC138945648 gene encoding mucin-2-like isoform X1; translation: MEMPQEPSWIKRALSGTFRNLRKPALKWFPDYKDYNGSPFSSGNISHRSSNGSNIFFGDEHGHGIAFNKVGNKEPPPPSSSSENEEDMDEKQRRLRTRKMRLIVITVLVFALIISAVVAVAVVLTSMSDDDTSPERVVSMSVRVTSHNYTEDMADSSSATFLAFEEEFCSQVVNTSFAISSEIEKYRNCSITSLQNGSVVVIFSINAIPASPSMSTALFVAVIIINKESLRLTGWEFEDRSVSVMSVVPSPTQPKSPSVDDPIEPASPSSADVSTSASVFSTAKDVTRPTTPATDAQESTTKGKSAGEMEPSSIGQSAIASEAPNTEQPTTKKQPTTTEEPTATEQPTTTEQPTTTEQPSTIEPPTTTTEPPTTTTEPPTTTTEQPTTTTEQLTKAEQPTTTEQPKTTEQPNTTEQPTTTDQPTTTEQPTTTTEQPTTTTEQHTTTTEQPTTTTEQPTTTTEQPTTTTEPPNTTEELTTTEQLTKAEQPTTTKQPTTTDQPTTTEQPTTTEQPTTTDQPTTTEQPTTTEQPTTTDQPTTTEQPTTTEQPTTTEQPTTTEQPTTTEQPTTTEQPITTEQPTTTDQPTTIEQPTTKKQPTTTEQPTTTEQPTTTEQPITTEQPTTTDQPTTTEQPTTTEQPTTTEQPSTEQPTTTEQPTTTEQLTTTEQRTTTEHPTTTEQPTTTEQPTTTEQSTTTEQPTTTNQPTTTEQPTTTEQSTTTEQSTTTEQSTTTEQPTTTEKPTTTEQTTTTEQPTTTEQPTTTERPSTTEQSTTTEQPTTTEYPTTTEQPKTTDQPTSTEQPTTDQSTTTEQPTTTEQPTTTEQPTTTEQSTTTKQPTTTDQPTTTEQPTTTEQPTTTEQPSTEQPTTTEQPSTTKQPTTTEQPTTTEQPTTTKQSTTTETPTITEQPTTTEQLTTTEQLTTTEQPTTTEQLTTAEQPTTIEQLTTAEQPTTTEQLTKTEQPTTTKQPTTTEQPTTTTEQPTTTEQPTTTEQPTTTDQPSTEQPTTTEQPTTTEQLTTTEQLTTTDQPTTTEQPTTTEQPSTEQPTTTEQPTTTEQPSTEQPTTTEQPSTEQPTTTEQPSTEQPTTTEQPTTTEQPSTEQPTTTEQPTTTEQPSTEQPTTTDQPTTTEQPTTTEQPSTEQPTTTEQPTTTEQPSTDQPTTTEQPTTTEQPSTEQPTTTEQPTTTKQPTTTEQPTTTDQPTTTERPSTTEQPTTTEQPTTIEQRTTTEQPTTTEQPTTTEQPTTTEQPSTEQPTTTEQPTTTEQPTTTEQLTTTEQTTTTEHPTTTEQLTTTEQPTTTEQLTTAEQPTTTEQLTTTEQLTKSEQPTTTKQPTTTEQPTTTEQPTTTEQPTTTEQPTTTEQPTTTEQPTTTDQPTTTDEPTTTDQPTTTEYPTTTEQPKTTEQPTTTEQPTTTEQPTTTDQPTTTDEPTTTDQPTTTDKPTTTEQPTTTEQPTTIEQRTTTEQPTTTEQPTTTEQPTTTEQPTTTDQPTTTDEPTTTDQPTTTDKPTTTEQPTTTEQPTTTEQLTTTEQPTTTDQPTTTDEPTTTDQPTTTDKPTTTEQPTTTEQPTTTEQPTTTDQPTTTDKPTTTEQPTTTEQSTTTEQPSTEHPTTTEQPTTTEQLTTTEQTTTTEHPTTTEQPTTTEQPTTTEQPTTTEQSTTTEQPTTTNQPTTTEQPTTTEQSTTTEQSTTTEQSTTTEQSTTTEQTTTTEQTTTTEQPTTTEQPTTTERPSTTEQATTTEEFTDFNFDCISHYAEVAFLYCDF
- the LOC138945648 gene encoding mucin-2-like isoform X2 yields the protein MEMPQEPSWIKRALSGTFRNLRKPALKWFPDYKDYNGSPFSSGNISHRSSNGSNIFFGDEHGHGIAFNKVGNKEPPPPSSSSENEEDMDEKQRRLRTRKMRLIVITVLVFALIISAVVAVAVVLTSMSVVSMSVRVTSHNYTEDMADSSSATFLAFEEEFCSQVVNTSFAISSEIEKYRNCSITSLQNGSVVVIFSINAIPASPSMSTALFVAVIIINKESLRLTGWEFEDRSVSVMSVVPSPTQPKSPSVDDPIEPASPSSADVSTSASVFSTAKDVTRPTTPATDAQESTTKGKSAGEMEPSSIGQSAIASEAPNTEQPTTKKQPTTTEEPTATEQPTTTEQPTTTEQPSTIEPPTTTTEPPTTTTEPPTTTTEQPTTTTEQLTKAEQPTTTEQPKTTEQPNTTEQPTTTDQPTTTEQPTTTTEQPTTTTEQHTTTTEQPTTTTEQPTTTTEQPTTTTEPPNTTEELTTTEQLTKAEQPTTTKQPTTTDQPTTTEQPTTTEQPTTTDQPTTTEQPTTTEQPTTTDQPTTTEQPTTTEQPTTTEQPTTTEQPTTTEQPTTTEQPITTEQPTTTDQPTTIEQPTTKKQPTTTEQPTTTEQPTTTEQPITTEQPTTTDQPTTTEQPTTTEQPTTTEQPSTEQPTTTEQPTTTEQLTTTEQRTTTEHPTTTEQPTTTEQPTTTEQSTTTEQPTTTNQPTTTEQPTTTEQSTTTEQSTTTEQSTTTEQPTTTEKPTTTEQTTTTEQPTTTEQPTTTERPSTTEQSTTTEQPTTTEYPTTTEQPKTTDQPTSTEQPTTDQSTTTEQPTTTEQPTTTEQPTTTEQSTTTKQPTTTDQPTTTEQPTTTEQPTTTEQPSTEQPTTTEQPSTTKQPTTTEQPTTTEQPTTTKQSTTTETPTITEQPTTTEQLTTTEQLTTTEQPTTTEQLTTAEQPTTIEQLTTAEQPTTTEQLTKTEQPTTTKQPTTTEQPTTTTEQPTTTEQPTTTEQPTTTDQPSTEQPTTTEQPTTTEQLTTTEQLTTTDQPTTTEQPTTTEQPSTEQPTTTEQPTTTEQPSTEQPTTTEQPSTEQPTTTEQPSTEQPTTTEQPTTTEQPSTEQPTTTEQPTTTEQPSTEQPTTTDQPTTTEQPTTTEQPSTEQPTTTEQPTTTEQPSTDQPTTTEQPTTTEQPSTEQPTTTEQPTTTKQPTTTEQPTTTDQPTTTERPSTTEQPTTTEQPTTIEQRTTTEQPTTTEQPTTTEQPTTTEQPSTEQPTTTEQPTTTEQPTTTEQLTTTEQTTTTEHPTTTEQLTTTEQPTTTEQLTTAEQPTTTEQLTTTEQLTKSEQPTTTKQPTTTEQPTTTEQPTTTEQPTTTEQPTTTEQPTTTEQPTTTDQPTTTDEPTTTDQPTTTEYPTTTEQPKTTEQPTTTEQPTTTEQPTTTDQPTTTDEPTTTDQPTTTDKPTTTEQPTTTEQPTTIEQRTTTEQPTTTEQPTTTEQPTTTEQPTTTDQPTTTDEPTTTDQPTTTDKPTTTEQPTTTEQPTTTEQLTTTEQPTTTDQPTTTDEPTTTDQPTTTDKPTTTEQPTTTEQPTTTEQPTTTDQPTTTDKPTTTEQPTTTEQSTTTEQPSTEHPTTTEQPTTTEQLTTTEQTTTTEHPTTTEQPTTTEQPTTTEQPTTTEQSTTTEQPTTTNQPTTTEQPTTTEQSTTTEQSTTTEQSTTTEQSTTTEQTTTTEQTTTTEQPTTTEQPTTTERPSTTEQATTTEEFTDFNFDCISHYAEVAFLYCDF